The genomic DNA CGCATCTTTCTATATTGATAATAATGCTTGATGATGATTCACTTAACTAACTAAAATATGATAaatgcaagcgcacctatcgaatggtagtatagctgtagtgagtcgggaatatcgtatTCATGATGACTAATAGTACTAGaagttactatctttttattatctagccgaaTAAATTGAAGGGATTTATTTTAACCTAATCTTAACTAACCTAATTACTAAGATGAAACAGagaataaaataggaaaatatttgaagaaaaccgatgagagagacaatacctagaaaaaatccacctagacttcacttattattctaaatctgaattaaacgatttattcacttgtcatgatccgtaaaaatccctaacttatgttaatatctctttcgagaataaaacaactgactctaggttgattaattgaaatctctttctaattaaaacccctattgtcgcattaactcgatctatggatttccctattagatttgactctaatctggtagatttatgtcgtcctatttctaagattgcatgcaactACACTCAATTATGCCAGATCTACTTTTAAACAGGAACTTTTgttccactgaataagcacatcaatcatgaattaatatcctgaaaacattaaaacacgaaataagaacatataattgagattaagaacaaatatttatcatgtaattcagaaaaatcaaataataagatccgccttaggtttcatcctccctaggtatctagggaatttagttcataatttagaaggaaaacatctcaaaattaagaaaacaacaaaacataaagaaacctaaaatcttcgagagaaattgaatagagatcttcagtcttgaaagaGATCCTGCTTTTTAGTTAAATCCGTTGATGTTCTTCGAGTCTTTTCTTCGTTCAGCTTTGTCTTTGCGTATTAGGGAAACAGGGTTCGAAATCGACACgggctggtacatgggcgtgtggccagtttgtgtggctcacacgggcatgtgctcagCCCGTGTAGCTCACATGGTCATGTGCTCAGTCCATGTGGGAAAAGGCTTGGCCATGTATATCCTTAAAATAGCCATTTTGTCTTAATTTGGCCCGTTTTCTGCTCCTTTTGTTCccttatgctctcttaagtataaaacatgaaattaaaggattaggagcatcaaattcactaaattcaataataaatcatccaaaaacacatcaagaatgggattaaaatatgttacttttatggcttatcaatGCTCATACGAATCGAACTAATATTCAATCAATTGCTTTAATCATATTAAAAGAATTACAAATGCACTTGTTAACATAAcctgaaatttatttcaatttattcatGAAATTACATCTTTATAAAACTACCATATAATATATTTAAGATTCAAATTCATCCTGATGGATTGTATTCAATATCTTCAATGACATTCTTTTGTCCAAAACAATAAACTATTTTGATTAAGAAATTCTACTTCAATTAAAGTTATTgatatatttttgttaaaataaattttaatttatttaattttttaaactaAAAACCTATATTTgaatcaaagttttttttttttaacggtGAACTTAACAACTCTAAAAAAATTTGAACATTGAGAACAACAAACCTCATTTCCTCTTTTTCCTGCTTCGGTCGATATTCATGCTTAGGTTTTTTATAGGTTGAAAATTAAGGAATGAAAATTTGAGAACTCAAACAGGTCTTCTAAGTATCATATGGTTATTATATGTTAGGTAgggattttaattttattatttatagaaGATCTTTGACTTTAACTACGTGGAAATAGTAATTGCATTTATCACTTCATGCAAAGGAGAGAGGCATCAATCTCATAGTGTCAACCTGTTGTAACTTGCAACATAAAATAACCTCAACATGTGTAAAATGTTATCAGTTTCAATACCACTTGTAGCTTTTATGGTGTTTGAACTAGAGTAAGAGTTTGGACTCAGTTTATTATAGTAAATCCTAGAAATATTTCTAGAGTAAAAGCTGATTCGTAATTTTGAGATTTGCAGTTAATAGGCATCTAATCAAACACTTGTACCTTGAAAAGcctttagtttgcattttaataccAATTCTAAAGCTAGTATTAGAAAATTCTGTGGGGTTTGGGCGGTATGGTATAGAAATATGGCAGGCAGGCTCATAGAACAACGAGAGACCTCATATAACGGTTGATTTAATTCAAGGCCAATCAAGCGGCAGTGAAGATGGTAGTAATTACTTCACTGACCACTAGCCAGTCCCATTTAATGCTTCCACATCTCATTCTTTCCTTATTCATTTAGGTCTTGAAGACTTGAACAATTGAACGATCAAATTTCCAGGTTTAAAAGAAGCTTTCACTCATGCACACTACATAGAAATTTGAATTAGCAATTAAAACCCATTTCAAGAAGCAAAACCTATATTAcatttaaattatgaaataaagaaacaAGGTTGCTCGTAATTAAAACTGCTTGATTTGGATCCATTTCCCTTTGCTTGGAATAGCTTCGTGTACCAAGAACAACTGGTAATATCCAGGCGGTGCCAATGCCGCCGTTTCTGGGGCATACCCTTCCACCAAATAGTTCCCCGAAGAAGTCTTCTTCACTTTATTATTGAATGCCAAAACTAGCAACCTTTGGTTCATTGCAATTGAATGTGTAGTAAAAGAAGAAGCCACCATTGTTACGAACAAATCTGATAGAATAACACTCCCTTCTAATGTGAATTCTAGAGAGATTTTCTGCTTAAAACCAATTTTTAACCCTGGGTTTACCGCAACGATCGATGGCCGAGGCTTTGTTTTGGTGAAATATGGGGGATAAAATGCTTCAAGGCTGAGTTCAGTTGGATAAAGTGCAGAGAAGTTGTAATTAATGTTAGGATTGCTGCCGCCGACTAAGACTCTACCGTCGGACAGCAAATGAGCAGTTGAATGGTAAAGTCTAGGAATCAAAGATGGGGCTAAAACCTCGAACCTGGAGCTTTCGTCACTGTTTCGAGGGTCGGGGCGGTATAAAACTGGGTTCAGAACAGGGTCTCGTGCAACACCCCAACCAGCAGTGCCTTTGGCCGCACCATTTATGATGAGAATGTCGCCGGTCGGTAACATGATCATGTCGCCCATCACTCTGTTGATCGGCATTTCCTCCATTTCCCATTCCGGAGATGCCGCTGTAATTATCAAGCGACCACAAGATTTTGATGCCGGAACAAAGACTCCAACATTAGCCTTCTCATTCGAATCCGGGGCTGTCCAACCGCAGATTAAGACCTCAGCATCTGGGGTACTAGTGTTATTGTCGCTATCGGTGGTACTAAAGAGTTTCAAAGGAAGAAGAACAGAGGATCCGGTGCTAGGATAATTGCGGGGAACCCCACCAGGCATTACAGGATAGCTTCTAACCACCTTATTGTTAATATAATCGAGTAGAATCCCTCGATCATTGGCGAAAACGAAAAGATTTTCGTCGGTCGATAGATGTAGAAAAGGGTAGAGATTGTTGGGGACCAACGCTGAATTTCTTGTCTCCTTTAGGAAAGGAAGTTTGTAAAGTATTCGATCGGAACCGGAGAGTTTTGGAATAAATTCATACGTGAACTGATATCGTCCACCCACCACAATGATCTTTCCATCGGGTAAAACTTGATTAGAAGCATACCACCTCGGTGAAAGAAGACCATTTTGATCTTCTTCCCAATCACAATCCATGCATGGCTTGAAATACCGAACAACTTTTTCACCAAGTCGATTGTTGAAAAATCAAATAAGGtaagtgttgaaaagtcaaaaatggtgggaggtgcaattggcaccgaaagaaaaaaaaagttggcaagttgtttaaagttgaaagggataattgcaattttggtccctaattttttttaggccatttgcaagttagtccctaaacctcaactataaataggcctaaccatttctcatttcaaccatcccaaccaatctttctctcttagttttctctcttctcccatttgagaattcttaaggaattctatttgtttgtaatattttggagatagtaaagttatcatctggtgttagtgcccgaggacgtaggtataatttaccgaacctcgttaaaactcttgtgttctttcttgtcctatttttctttcaatatttgaggtataatagtagtatttaattgtgctattaaattactataaaagggatattcgactaaggaaagacttggtatttaagagatctttgtgatccacctcttccccaggaattgaactttgtgtgatttttagtacaataatttacacgctcgaccctattgaaacaacaagtggtatcGAGTCAAGGTTAAttgtagtatgctctgtggttgcgctttaaaccgatcttccacatcgaaaagatttccttaggtatattgaaagattatggagaaagcggttggtgtaggagcttcaacatcgtccatgtggacaagatcgacaattgcaaatgcaagattggcgtggagatctttgatggcacgggccattttggtatgtggcaaagtgaggttctagatgccctttttcagcaggtctagacattgccattgatgaagagaaaccagatgatgtacaggagaaagattggaaggcgatcaatcgg from Gossypium arboreum isolate Shixiya-1 chromosome 9, ASM2569848v2, whole genome shotgun sequence includes the following:
- the LOC108464784 gene encoding aldehyde oxidase GLOX1-like; translation: MSVPQVKRKIMDPKILIFMLLVCCSSVFNVGAQSYQGKWKLLKRSIGVSAMHMALLPNEKIVTFDRSEFGPSNITLPQGKCIKEDSKSSDCYAHSVEFDPATRAVRPLTILSDTWCSSGAFSIDGTLVQSGGYRLGEKVVRYFKPCMDCDWEEDQNGLLSPRWYASNQVLPDGKIIVVGGRYQFTYEFIPKLSGSDRILYKLPFLKETRNSALVPNNLYPFLHLSTDENLFVFANDRGILLDYINNKVVRSYPVMPGGVPRNYPSTGSSVLLPLKLFSTTDSDNNTSTPDAEVLICGWTAPDSNEKANVGVFVPASKSCGRLIITAASPEWEMEEMPINRVMGDMIMLPTGDILIINGAAKGTAGWGVARDPVLNPVLYRPDPRNSDESSRFEVLAPSLIPRLYHSTAHLLSDGRVLVGGSNPNINYNFSALYPTELSLEAFYPPYFTKTKPRPSIVAVNPGLKIGFKQKISLEFTLEGSVILSDLFVTMVASSFTTHSIAMNQRLLVLAFNNKVKKTSSGNYLVEGYAPETAALAPPGYYQLFLVHEAIPSKGKWIQIKQF